The Salmo trutta chromosome 6, fSalTru1.1, whole genome shotgun sequence genome has a window encoding:
- the LOC115195953 gene encoding B-cell CLL/lymphoma 9 protein isoform X3, with product MVRSPPVMSPSSAAQMDSKLPNQGKPGGAGSQSQPSPCDPKTLGPKGPVGCLGLKNGQGLNAGNGAKGKMKRERSTSVESFEQRDTGTSNNEGDQKELGSRAKRLCVAERRQPYSGADWCSGGESDEEDPGFFNCNSIEMKPLDSNNALSSATSTHNAVGGQSMELGGSGPKPGSKVVYVFTTEMANKAADAVFTGHSDNIIAFHMNNISNGKGNKPHLPVNNQMGPPRGDSKQLGGAPQQQSSHPSDQNHKQASKAPPPGQQQPVEAQPQGAKPGSFPQDGAASGGMDSKSGSPQDGTPHDPNSNSGGPPGHQTPSGPSQQGFPSLDLPNGADAKLTAQQQQQLAHELMSSMGDNSEGLSQEQLEHRERSLQTLRDIQRMLFPDDKELSLKDMVAMGQGNPGGPPGSNPGMMEGGPKKPGEQGPLQAMMAQSQSLGKPGGPGGPRPDGPPFGPGGLRDMPFSPDELGPLPPGPPMNTHGGPGGEHGDHTGMNPEQMAWLKLQQEFYEEKKRKQEQMQHRGPMGDMMMHQQGPRGPMMRGPPPPYQINSAGEMWGPEHFPEQMSMGHRGPMHPHMQRMPGGFPPGMMNPGMEGGPNPRGPRPGMNWPDDVGPNMGDGRGFPPGQGQFVGPGGRVERFPNPQAVQEAMFQQGMGGDKQGMGLPPGMIMEMNRMMGGNGPRGPMEGPGNGPNGGGMMFPRMPGDVGPMSPSSRMEFVKGLGRDMGPEFSMGPGNMNMGPNPQMMQAKMRGEPPMNLSPEEIMKMRGGSMPENMGPQKMMQGAPFPDQGHHPGDFNMGPNRHFPGMGPHGPGPGNPRCPRGETPFGPDQRGPNHGGNGRLSHMPPNSGPPPNQRNMGVRKGPQDIQGGQANSPNINPLKSPTLRQVQSPMLGSPSGNLKSPQTPSQLAGMLQGPSAAAVAAAAAAASIKSPPMMGSAGASPVHMKSPSLPAPSPGWTSSPKPPMQSPGIPQNNKQPPLSMTSPNMMGNVEQGGNGPPTAPPSSSASSLPSGSPYALPPEPTISQNPLSIMMSRMSKFAMPTSTPLYHDAIKTVASSDDDSPPARSPNLPPMNMSGMGTNHHPGHNRMMAPTSQGPMPALSPMGMNTMGSQPLSHGMPNQMPSPNPMGGPHQGPMGPGMMGPHGMMMPGGQDPGMGNPQMIPQGRMGFPHRGQGFPPGHSPPQQVPFPHNGPGPQGGFPHGMGFQVEGGPMGRMGNMGPGGGPGSMCKPNTPGGGQDFNLFNNDNDLHEVMRTGATGMPEFDLSRIIPSEKPSQTLSYFPRGGDGPGGKPPHPSGPQGFPPQMQGMMVEGNPRMGMPMQGMGGPPGPGHMGGPQDMPMGNPGHNPMRQLHPGHPGFMPQGMMGPQHRMLSPGQQPGMMGGPGHGMMQVKERGGLMYNHPGPVGSPNMMMSLHGMGGPQQTMMMPPQMRPRGMAGDMGMGFNPGPGNPGNLMF from the exons ATGGTGCGCTCTCCACCCGTCATGTCTCCCTCCAGCGCCGCCCAGATGGACTCAAAACTACCCAATCAGGGAAAGCCAGGGGGCGCAGGCAGCCAATCGCAGCCCTCGCCCTGTGACCCCAAAACTCTAGGCCCTAAGGGGCCCGTAGGGTGCCTAGGACTAAAAAACGGACAAGGCCTGAATGCAGGCAACGGGGCCAAGGGAAAAATGAAGAGGGAAAGAAGCACTTCGGTGGAGTCGTTTGAGCAGCGTGACACAGGGACGTCCAACAACGAGGGGGATCAGAAAG aGCTGGGCAGCCGAGCCAAGAGGCTGTGTGTAGCTGAGCGGCGGCAGCCCTACAGTGGAGCGGACTGGTGCTCTGGGGGCGAGAGTGACGAGGAAGACCCAGGGTTCTTTA aCTGCAATTCGATAGAGATGAAGCCTCTGGACTCCAACAACGCGCTCAGCTCGGCCACGTCGACCCACAATGCCGTTGGAGGGCAGAGCATGGAGCTGGGCGGCAGCGGTCCCAAGCCCGGGTCAAAGGTTGTGTACGTCTTCACAACAGAGATGGCCAACAA GGCGGCTGATGCGGTCTTCACAGGCCACTCGGACAACATCATTGCCTTCCACATGAACAACATCTCCAACGGCAAGGGCAACAAGCCCCATCTACCTGTG AATAATCAGATGGGACCCCCTCGGGGTGACTCCAAGCAGCTGGGTGGAGCCCCCCAGCAGCAGTCATCTCACCCTTCTGACCAGAACCACAAGCAGGCCTCCAAAGCACCTCCACCAGGCCAACAGCAGCCAGTAGAAGCCCAGCCTCAGGGGGCCAAGCCTGGAAGCTTCCCCCAGGACGGGGCTGCCTCTGGGGGCATGGACTCTAAGAGCGGAAGCCCCCAGGACGGCACCCCCCACGACCCTAACAGCAACTCTGGAGGGCCGCCCGGCCACCAGACCCCCTCTGGACCATCCCAACAGGGCTTCCCCTCTCTGGATCTTCCCAATGGTGCCGACGCCAAACTCAcagcccagcagcagcagcagctggcaCATGAGCTGATGTCCAGCATGGGGGACAACTCTGAGGGCCTGTCCCAGGAGCAACTGGAGCACCGCGAACGCTCTCTGCAAACGCTACGGGACATCCAGCGCATGCTCTTCCCTGATGACAAGGAGTTATCCCTCAAAGACATGGTAGCCATGGGGCAGGGAAACCCGGGCGGGCCCCCCGGGTCCAACCCCGGCATGATGGAGGGGGGGCCCAAGAAGCCAGGGGAGCAGGGCCCCCTCCAGGCCATGATGGCCCAGTCCCAGAGCCTGGGGAAGCCTGGAGGCCCTGGGGGGCCCCGGCCCGATGGCCCTCCATTTGGGCCCGGAGGCCTCAGAGACATGCCCTTCTCCCCGGACGAGCTGGGGCCCCTGCCTCCTGGGCCGCCTATGAACACTCACGGAGGGCCCGGCGGTGAGCACGGGGATCACACAGGGATGAACCCGGAGCAGATGGCATGGCTGAAGCTGCAGCAGGAGTTCTACGAGGAGAAGAAAAGAAAGCAGGAGCAGATGCAGCACCGGGGGCCCATGGGCGACATGATGATGCACCAACAAGGCCCCCGGGGCCCCATGATGCGCGGGCCCCCGCCTCCCTACCAGATCAATTCGGCTGGGGAGATGTGGGGCCCCGAGCACTTCCCAGAGCAGATGAGCATGGGCCACCGGGGCCCCATGCACCCCCACATGCAGAGGATGCCCGGCGGCTTCCCTCCTGGCATGATGAACCCGGGTATGGAGGGCGGCCCCAACCCCAGGGGGCCCCGGCCTGGAATGAATTGGCCCGACGACGTGGGACCCAACATGGGCGATGGCAGGGGCTTCCCGCCCGGACAGGGGCAGTTTGTAGGGCCAGGGGGTCGGGTGGAGAGGTTCCCCAACCCACAGGCGGTGCAGGAGGCCATGTTCCAGCAGGGCATGGGGGGTGACAAGCAGGGCATGGGGCTGCCCCCGGGCATGATCATGGAGATGAACAGGATGATGGGGGGCAACGGCCCCCGGGGGCCAATGGAAGGCCCTGGCAATGGCCCTAACGGAGGAGGCATGATGTTTCCCAGAATGCCTGGCGACGTTGGCCCCATGAGTCCATCCTCCAGGATGGAGTTTGTCAAGGGCCTGGGCAGGGACATGGGCCCTGAGTTCAGCATGGGCCCCGGGAACATGAACATGGGGCCCAACCCCCAGATGATGCAGGCTAAGATGAGGGGGGAGCCTCCCATGAACTTGAGCCCCGAGGAGATAATGAAGATGAGAGGAGGCTCCATGCCAGAGAACATGGGCCCGCAGAAGATGATGCAGGGGGCTCCCTTCCCTGACCAGGGGCACCACCCAGGGGACTTCAACATGGGCCCCAACCGCCACTTCCCAGGCATGGGGCCTCACGGGCCAGGGCCTGGGAACCCTAGGTGCCCCAGAGGTGAAACCCCCTTCGGCCCTGACCAGCGAGGACCCAACCACGGCGGCAACGGTCGCCTCAGCCATATGCCCCCCAACTCGGGCCCGCCTCCCAACCAGAGGAACATGGGGGTCCGCAAGGGTCCCCAGGACATCCAGGGCGGCCAGGCTAACTCACCCAACATCAACCCCCTCAAGTCCCCTACGCTGAGGCAGGTCCAGTCCCCCATGCTGGGCTCGCCCTCTGGGAACCTCAAGTCCCCCCAGACGCCCTCCCAGCTGGCCGGCATGCTCCAGGGTCCCTCGGCGGCAGCAGTGGCTGCAGCCGCGGCGGCCGCCTCCATCAAGTCTCCACCCATGATGGGTTCGGCTGGAGCCTCTCCCGTCCACATGAAGTCGCCCTCGCTCCCGGCACCCTCCCCAGGGTGGACATCGTCCCCCAAGCCTCCCATGCAGAGCCCAGGCATTCCCCAGAACAACAAGCAGCCGCCGCTCAGCATGACCTCACCCAACATGATGGGCAACGTGGAGCAAG GTGGGAATGGTCCCCCCACAGCACCCCCTTCCAGTAGTGCTTCCAGTCTTCCGTCTGGCAGCCCCTACGCCCTGCCCCCTGAGCCCACGATATCTCAGAACCCACTGTCCATCATGATGTCACGCATGTCCAAGTTCGCCATGCCCACTTCCACGCCCCTCTACCACGACGCCATCAAAACGGTGGCGAGCTCGGACGACGACTCGCCACCGGCCCGCTCGCCGAACCTGCCGCCCATGAACATGTCTG GTATGGGAACGAACCACCACCCGGGCCACAACCGCATGATGGCTCCCACATCACAAGGCCCCATGCCCGCTCTCAGCCCCATGGGCATGAACACCATGGGCTCCCAGCCCCTCTCCCACGGCATGCCTAACCAGATGCCCTCGCCCAACCCAATGGGAGGACCCCACCAGGGGCCCATGGGGCCGGGTATGATGGGGCCCCACGGCATGATGATGCCCGGCGGGCAGGACCCAGGGATGGGCAACCCTCAGATGATACCTCAGGGCCGTATGGGCTTCCCCCACCGAGGCCAGGGATTCCCCCCCGGTCACTCTCCTCCTCAGCAGGTCCCTTTCCCCCACAATGGCCCTGGGCCCCAGGGTGGTTTCCCCCATGGCATGGGCTTCCAGGTGGAGGGGGGCCCCATGGGCCGAATGGGAAACATGGGCCCCGGCGGGGGTCCGGGAAGCATGTGTAAACCCAACACCCCCGGAGGAGGCCAGGACTTCAACTTGTTTAATAATGATAACGACCTCCACGAGGTCATGCGAACGGGAGCCACCGGAATGCCGGAGTTTGACCTCTCCCGGATTATCCCATCGGAAAAGCCCAGCCAGACTTTGTCCTACTTCCCCCGCGGTGGCGACGGCCCGGGGGGgaaacctcctcacccctccggCCCCCAGGGCTTCCCTCCCCAGATGCAGGGGATGATGGTGGAGGGGAACCCCAGGATGGGGATGCCCATGCAGGGGATGGGGGGTCCGCCGGGCCCCGGCCACATGGGGGGGCCCCAAGACATGCCAATGGGGAACCCTGGCCACAATCCCATGCGGCAGCTACACCCGGGCCACCCCGGCTTCATGCCCCAGGGCATGATGGGACCCCAGCACCGGATGCTGTCACCGGGACAGCAACCGGGCATGATGGGAGGACCTGGGCATGGGATGATGCAGGTTAAAGAGAGGGGGGGGCTCATGTACAATCACCCGGGCCCTGTGGGCTCGCCCAACATGATGATGTCACTCCACGGCATGGGTGGCCCCCAGCAGACTATGATGATGCCGCCTCAGATGAGGCCTCGCGGCATGGCAGGGGACATGGGCATGGGCTTCAACCCTGGTCCCGGAAACCCCGGGAACCTCATGTTCTGA